The Streptomyces sp. NBC_00510 genomic interval GACCGGGCCGGAGGCGTTGCCGCCGGAGGAGAGCAGCTCCTTGGAGGAGCGGATGCGGGAGAGGTTCAGGCCCGCGCCGGAACCGCCCTTGAAGATCATCCCCTCTTCCTTGTACCAGTCGAGGATGGACTCCATGGAGTCGTCGACCGAGAGGATGAAGCACGCCGAGACCTGCTGCGGCTGGGCGGTGCCGACGTTGAACCAGACCGGGGAGTTGAAGCTGAAGACCTGGTGGAGCAGGGCCCAGGTGAGCTCGTGCTCGAAGATCTCCGCATCGGCGGGCGACGCGAAGTAGCCGTGGTCCTCGCCGGCCTTGCGGTACGTCGTGACCACGCGGTCGATCAGCTGGCGGAGGCTGCTCTCGCGCTGCGGGGAACCGACGGCGCCGCGGAAGTACTTGCTGGTGACGATGTTGACCGCGTTCACCGACCAGAAGTCGGGGAACTCCACGCCGCGCTGCTCGAAGTTGATCGAGCCGTCGCGCCAGTTGGTCATGACGACGTCACGGCGTTCCCAGACCACCTCGTCGTAGGGGTGCGTCCCCGGGGTGGTGTGGATGCGCTCGATGCGCAGCCCCTTGGCGGCCGGGGCCGCCGCGGCCGCCTTGCCGGCCTTGGCTCGGGAGCTCCGTGCCGGGCCGCTCGTCGTCTCTGTCATGTGCCGCCTCCCATTACAGGCATTACAGGTAAAACGCCCTGAAGCGCCGCGGTCTTCCCGCGTCTGTGTCTCTCACGGCCGGTGCACCCCCCGGGTGCCCGGCAAGTCTCGTACCGGTGTGCCGCCGCTACTCTGCGGCGACGGCGGCGGTCGGGACGGTTCCGTCCCGGTCCCGCCCACCGGTGTCGTCCGGTGGCCCCTGGTCGCGCAGCTCGGCGATCGCCGTCTCGAAGTCCTCGAGCGAGTCGAAGGCCCGGTAGACGGAGGCGAAGCGGAGGTAGGCGACCAGGTCCAGGTCCTTCAGCGGGCCGAGTATGGCCAGTCCGACGTCGTGGGTCGACAGCTCGGCGCTGCCCGTGGCGCGTACCGCCTCCTCGACGCGCTGCCCGAGCTGGGCGAGGGCGTCCTCGGTGACGGGCCGGCCCTGGCAGGCCTTGCGGACTCCGGCGATGACCTTGTTACGACTGAAGGGTTCGGTGACCCCGCTGCGCTTGATCACCATCAGCGAGGCCGTCTCCACGGTGGTGAAGCGGCGGCCGCAGTCGGGACACTGCCGGCGACGGCGGATCGAGGTGCCGTCGTCGGTGGTCCGGCTGTCGACGACGCGGCTGTCGGGGTGTCGGCAGAAGGGGCAGTGCATCGTTTCCCTCTCCCTCCCTCACCCACGGTGAGCGCACGACTTCTGAGCCCGAGGGGCCGGTCACGGCCCCGCGAAGCAGCCACAAGCATAGGCGATCCGGGAGGGCTTGATGACCCGGGGACCACTACTTGTGGGGGCTGGACCCCATCCAACCACTAGATCTGGTGGCGTGGTGGCCATATGCGCCCATCGCTCGGACCGCGTGTCGCGGCCCGTCGACGGGACGGGAGCCTACGCGACGCGCGGCCTCCCGGGAGAGCCGGGGCGCGGATGACACACTGGGTGTACGGATCGTCACGGCTCGCGCATCATGGAACCGGGCGGGCGGACGGGGGCGACACCGCAATACCGGCTCGGGGAAACGGCGTTCGGATCCCGAATGCGGGATGAATTCGAAATCATATTCGATCAATACCATCTACACCTTGATCGCGTCACTGGATCCGCGCAAATTCACTCGAACGTGTGTTTGGCGCAACCTTTCGAAAGCAACTACCGTTGTCCTACTAGGGAGAACATCTCGAGAGGGGCCGCCGTGACCACCACCGCCGACAGCGCCACATTGACCGCCCATGACCGCCCCCAGGACCGGCTACGCCCGATGGAAGCGATGAACGACGAGACGCCAAAGCCCGCGCGAGCGCTACCCGGACGACCTCCAGGAATCCGGGCGGACAGTTCCGGACTCACCGACCGCCAAAGGCGCGTCATCGAGGTGATCCGGGATTCCGTCCAGCGGCGCGGATACCCGCCGTCCATGCGCGAGATCGGCCAGGCCGTCGGGCTGTCGAGCACCTCGTCGGTCGCCCATCAGCTCATGGCGCTGGAGCGCAAGGGCTTCCTCCGGCGTGACCCGCACCGGCCCCGCGCCTACGAAGTGCGGGCCTCCGACTCCGCGCAGGCGCAGCCCACGGACACCGCGGGCAAGCCGTCCGCGTCGTACGTCCCCCTGGTGGGCCGGATCGCCGCCGGTGGCCCGATCCTCGCCGAGGAGTCCGTGGAGGACGTGTTCCCGCTCCCCCGCCAGCTGGTGGGCGACGGCGAGCTGTTCGTCCTGAAGGTCGTCGGCGACTCGATGATCGAGGCCGCCATCTGCGACGGCGACTGGGTGACCGTGCGCCGTCAGCCGGTCGCGGAGAACGGCGACATCGTCGCGGCGATGATCGAGGGAGAGGCCACGGTCAAGCGCTTCAAGCGCGAGGACGGGCATGTCTGGCTGATGCCGCACAACGCCGCGTACCAGCCCATCGCCGGTGACGAGGCGACCATCCTCGGCAAGGTGGTGGCGGTGCTGCGCCGGGTCTGAGCCAAGGACCCGCCCGTGACCGGGCCCCGGAACCTCTGCGCCGGTTCCGGGGCCCCGTTGTGTGCCGGGGCTGCTGTCGTGCTCTGCCGAGGCTGCTGTCGTGCTCTGCCGGGGGTGCCCGTGGGCGTCACTCGGCCGCCGAGGCGGCGGCGTCGATGGCGGCCAGCGAACGGCGGACCTGGTTGCGGTCGGTCGTCTGCCAGAAGTCCGGCATCGAGGCCTTGATGAAGCCGCCGTAGCGGGCCGTCACCAGCCGGGGGTCGAGGACGGCGACGACCCCCCGGTCGCCGGAGGCCCGCACCAGCCGGCCGGCGCCCTGCGCCATGAGCAGGGCCGCGTGCGTGGCGGCGACCGCCATGAAACCGTTGCCGCCCCGGTCCTCCACCGCCTTCTGGCGCGCGCTCATCAGCGGGTCGTCGGGGCGGGGGAACGGGATCCGGTCCATGACGACCAACTGGCAGTTCGGCCCGGGCACGTCCACCCCCTGCCAGAGCGAGAGGGTGCCGAACAGGCACGTGCGGGCGTCCGAGGCGAAGCGGCGGATCAGCTCGCCCAGGGTCTCCTCGCCCTGCAGCAGGACCGGGTGGTCGATGCGGCCGCGCAGCGCCTCGGCGGCGCCCTGGGCCGCACGCATGGACGAGAACAGCCCGAGCGTACGGCCGCCCGCGGCCTCGATCAGCTCCGCGAGCTCGTCCAGCATGTCCTCGCGGCCGCTGTCCCGGCCGGGCTGCGACAGATGACGGGCCACGTAGAGGATGCCCTGCCGGGGGTAGTCGAAGGGCGAGCCGACGTCGACGCCCTTCCACACCGGCGGCTCCTCCTCGCCCTCGGCGGCCACGGTGCCCTCCGGGGCCAGCCCGAGCGAGGCCGCGACCCCGTTGAAGTCGCCGCCGAGCCGCAGTGTGGCCGAGGTCAGGACGACGGAGCGCTCGGTGAACAGCTTCTCCCGCAGCAGTCCGGAGACGCTGAGCGGGGCGACCCGCAGCGAGGCGCCGAAGCGGTCGTGGCGCTCGTACCAGACGACGTCGTACTCGGAGCCCTCCACGATGCGCTCGGCGACCTCGTGGACGTTCTCCGTGGCGGCGAGGGCCATCTTCCGCACGGCGTCCTCGTCCTGCACGGAGCGGTCACGGGTCTCGCCGAGCGAGGTGATGACCTGGCGGCAGGCGTCGCGCAGCGCCATCAGGGCGTAGCGCAGATCCTCGGGCAGCTCCTCCAGACGCCCGGGGAGGGCCAGCTCCATGAGCCGCTCGAAGCCCTCCGACGCGCTCATCAGGGCGTCCGCGGCCTTCTCGTTGACCAGCTTGGCCGCGAGCTTCACCGTCCGGTTGACCCTGCCGGGGGTGAGCTCGCCCGTGGCGACCCCGGTGACGCGCGAGACCAGTTCATGGGCCTCGTCGACGACGAGCACCTCGTGGCTGGGCAGGACGGGCGCGCCCTCCAGGGCGTCGATGGCCAGCAGCGCGTGGTTGGTGACCACGACGTCGGCGAGCTTGGCGCGCTCGCGCGCCGCCTCCGCGAAGCACTCGGCGCCGTACGCGCAGCGCGAGGCGCCCAGGCACTCGCGGGAGGTCACCGAGACCTGCTGCCAGGCGCGGTCGGAGACGCCGGGGGTCAGGTCGTCGCGGTCGCCGCTCTCCGTCTCGTCCGACCAGTCGCGCAGCCGGAGCAGGTCCTGGCCGAGCTTGCTGGTCGGCGCCGCGGCCTCGAACTGGTCGAAGAGCCCGTCGCCCTCGTCCTGCGGCACGCCCTCGTGGAGTCGGTGCAGGCACAGGTAGTTGGAGCGGCCCTTGAGCATCGCGAACTGCGGCTCGCGGCGCAGCAGCGGCTGCAGTGCGGTGACGGTGCGCGGCAGGTCGCGCTCGACGAGCTGGCGCTGCAGGGCCAGGGTCGCGGTGGCCACCACGACGCGTTCGCCCTGCGCCAGCGCGGGCACCAGGTAGCCCAGCGACTTGCCGGTTCCGGTACCCGCCTGGACGAGCAGGTGGGAGCCGGTGTCGACGGCTTCGGCGACGGCTTCGGCCATGGTGACCTGGCCGGGGCGCTCCACTCCGCCGACCGCGGTGACGGCGGCGTGGAGGAGGTCGGTGAGGGCGGGCTTCGCGGGCTGTGTCATAGGGCATCCAGCCTACGGGGCGGCACTGACACCGCGGTCGCCACCGAACGTACCGGGGAGCCGCCCGAGGGCGCGGCCGGTCACAGGACGTGACGCAGCGCGCGGTCGCGGACCAGCAGCGCGGCCCGCTTGCCGGGCAGCTCGACCTCCGCGGAGAAGCGGAAGCCCGCGGCGAGGAAGGCGGCCACGGACGGGGTGTTGCGCAGGTCGGGCTCGGCGATCACCCGGGTGCACCGGGGGCGCTGTCGCAGGGCGTGGTCGGCGACGGCCCGCAGGAGGGTGCCGCCGAGGCCGCGGGCCCGGTCGGCGACGGGACCGATGAGCAGGTGGAGCCCGGTGTCGTGGGGGCGGGCCGGGTAGTAGCGGGCCACCGCGTCGAGGTCGGCGCGGTACACCTCCCAGTAGCTCATGGGCACCCCGTCGAGGACCCCGACGCAGGGCATGCTGCGCCCGTCGCCGTCGAGCTGGGCGCGCAGGTGCCGCTCGGCGACCTCGGGCCGGCCGGCCAGGTCCCAGAACTCCGCGACGGCGGGGTCGTTCATCCAGTGGGTGATGACCGGGAGGTCGCGCTCGGGGCGTACGGGGACGAGCTGGAAGGTGCCCGCGGGGGTGCCGACCGGGCCCCAGTCGGCGACGCCGTCGAGGAGGTCGTCGAGCGGGGCCGGGCCGCCGGCGCGGTCGTCGGCGGTGACGTCCTCGTCGAGGAGGGCGCGGAGCTCGGGGGGCAGTTCCAGGTCGAGGGTGTCGTCGGCGTTCCCGGCACCGGGGTCCCGGGGGCCGGCGGTCGCGGGCGGGCACACGGGGGCGCGGGTGGGGTCGGCGGTCGCCACGGTGGTCGCGGCCTCCTCTCGTCAGGCGGTGAGGGGGTTGGGGACGGTGACGTAGACGGACTGCGTGTCGACGGGGCCGGCCAGCTCGTCCATCCCGTGCAGCCGGGTGAGGAGGTTGGCCTTGCAGCGCAGCCCGGGTTCCTCCAGCAGCCGTGCGGGCAGCCCGGAGCGGCCGGTGCGGGCGGCCTGCTCCAGGAAGCGTCGCAGGGCGGCGAGGAGCACCCGTTCGTCGGCGAGGCGCTGGGAACCGAGGGCGCCGACCAGGCCGAGGACGTTGTTGACGCCGAGGTAGTAGGCGAAGCGCTCGTCCGCCACGGCGTCGTCCACGAAGGTGTCGCTGCTCCCGCCGGCCCCGGGCAGCAGCGCGGTGAGCCCGGCGCGCGCGGACTCGCGGAAGTAGTAGCCCTGGTTGTCGCGGTAGCGGCCGCCGGCCGGCCAGCCGTGGGCGTCGAGGACGACCAGGGTGTTCTGCTGGTGGGCCTCCAGGGCGATGCCCGCCTCGCCGTCCAGCCACAGCACCGGCCGGACCACGGCGTCCAGGTAGCGCAGGAACCACTCGGTGGCGACGGCCGCCACCGGTCGTCCGGTACGGGACGCGAGCCGGGCCAGCAGTTCGCCGAGCCGGGACCGCAGGGCGCCCCCGTCCGGCGCGGGGCGCAGGGCCGTGATCCCGGCGAGGCAGCGCACCTCGTCGCCGGGGCCGAAGGGGTTGTGCCGCAGGACGACGTCGAGGCCGGGTACGGGGGCGTCCGTGCCGACGGCCAGCCAGGCGGGGTCGCGGACGATGTCGAACCCTGGGTGCGCGGCGTGCCAGCGCGTGGCGAGGCCGGCCCGGAGCAGCCGGTGCACCTCGACGCCCCGGTGGAGTTCCTTGCGGAGGTTCTCGCGGCGGGAGTTGGTGATCCGCAGCGCCAGCGAGAGCTTGAGCATCGCGGGGGCGCCGGGGCGGAACACCGTGCGCAGCGAGGACGTGGGGTGCCAGGGGTCGCCCGCGGCGCCGAGGTCGTGGAGCAGCCCGGCCTCCAGCAGTGCGCGCACCGCCGGGCGGTGGGCGACCTCGCGGGCCTGCCAGGGGTGGAGCGGCAGGGCCACGGTGCCGGCGGGGAGCCGCCGGGCGAGTTCCGGTCCGGCGAGGGCCGCCAGCAGGTGCTCGGCGGGGACCGGGCGGCCGCGTTCGGTCCATGCGGAGTCGGTGGCCAGCAGCGAGCGGTGCACGGACAGCCAGTGCAGGGCGAAGGCCCCGCGCGTTTCCGGGGCGTAGACCACGGCCTCGGCCTCGGTGAGTCCTTCCCGGCCCTTGGGCGCGGGGTGGAGCGGGTGGCCCAGGACGAGGGCCTGCTCGGAGTCGAGGAAGGGATGGGTTCCCCGGGGGGCGGCGGGGCGGGCGCGGCGTGCGGAGAGGAAGACGGCGGTCTGGCGTACGGAGTCGGCGACCCGCGCGACGAGGCCGGGACCGTCCGGACCGGCCGCGGCGGCCTCCCGTGCGAGCAGCGCGGCGAGGGTGACGGCGTCCAGTGGGGCGCCCCCGGCGGCGGGCTGCGGGGCGCCGAGGCGGTGGTGGCCGACGGCCGACCAGTGGAGGACCGGGACGAGGAGTTCCGCGCCGCTCGCGGGCAGCGGCACGCGCAGGGTGCGGCCGTCGGGCTCCGGTGGCAGCCCCGTCTCGCGGACCCAGCAGCGCAGCAGGGCCTCCGTGCCGGCGGCGTCGGCGGCGGCCCACGGATCCGCCTGCTCCAGCGGGTCGGCGCCGGGCGACGGGGTGGACGGTCCGGGCAGCCCGGCCCGGCCCGGCGGTTCGGCCCGGCCCGGCGGTTCGGCCGCGGCGGCGCGCTGCTGGGGGACGGCCGCGGTGGCTTCGTCGCCGGGACGTACGGTCATCGCTTCGCTCCGTGAGGGATCGGCGCCCGGTGGGATCCGCCCCGGGGCGGGGCCGGCGGGCGCATGGTCACGCCCGGACGGCCGTCGCCGCGACGAGGGCGTCGGCGAGGCGGTCGAGGACGGCTTCTGACTGTTCTTCGGTGATCGTCAGCGGGGGCAGCAGCCGGATCACGGCGGCGTCGCGGCCGCCGAGTTCGACGATGAGGCCACGCTCGAGGGCGGCCCGACGGACGGCCGCCGCGAGGCGGGGCGCGGTCGGGGGGACGCCGCGGGGGCCGGGGGCGGCGTCCGGGTCGACGAGTTCGACGCCCAGCATGAGGCCGCGGCCGCGGACGTCGCCGACGCAGGGGTGCTCCGCGGCCAGGGCGCGCAGCCGGGCGAGCATCCGGGAACCGAGCTCGGCGGCGCGCTCGGCGAGGCCGTTGCGCCGCACGTAGGCGAGGGTGGCGGTGCCCGCGGCCATGGCGAGCTGGTTGCCGCGGAAGGTGCCCGCGTGGGCGCCGGGCTGCCAGGAGTCGAGTTCCTCGCGGTAGACGATGACGGCGAGCGGGAGGCTGCCGCCGATCGCCTTGGACAGCACCATCACGTCCGGGACGACGCCGCTGTGCTCGACGGCCCAGAAGGTCCCGGTGCGCCCCACGCCGGTCTGCACCTCGTCGGCGATGAGCGGGATGCCGCGGGCCGCGGTGAGGTCGCGCATCCGCCGCAGCCAGGCGTCGGGGGCGGGGATGACGCCGCCCTCGCCCTGGACGGGTTCGAGGAGCATGCCCGCGGGGGGCTGGATGCCGCCCTTGGGGTCGTCGAGCAGGTTCTCCGTCAGGCGGGCGGAGAGTTCGGCGCCGTGTTCCCCGCCGACGCCGAACGGGCAGCGGTAGTCGTACGGGTAGGGGAGCCGGGTGATCCGGGCGTCGGCGGCGCAGGCCGCGCCCCGGACGGCGATGTCCCCGGTGGCGGCGAGGGCGGCGGCGGTCATGCCGTGGTAGCCACCGGAGAAGGCGAGCAGTCCGCCGCGGCCGGTGGCGGTGCGGACGAGCTTGAGGGCGGCCTCGACCGCGTCGGTGCCGGCCGGGCCGCAGAACTGGATGCGTCCGCGGTCGGCGAGTTCGCGCGGCAGGGTCTCGAAGAGCGCGGTGGTGAAGGCGTCCTTGACGGGGGTGGCGAGGTCCAGCACGTGGAGCGGGGCACCGGAGTCGAGGACGGC includes:
- the nrdR gene encoding transcriptional regulator NrdR, which encodes MHCPFCRHPDSRVVDSRTTDDGTSIRRRRQCPDCGRRFTTVETASLMVIKRSGVTEPFSRNKVIAGVRKACQGRPVTEDALAQLGQRVEEAVRATGSAELSTHDVGLAILGPLKDLDLVAYLRFASVYRAFDSLEDFETAIAELRDQGPPDDTGGRDRDGTVPTAAVAAE
- the lexA gene encoding transcriptional repressor LexA; this translates as MTTTADSATLTAHDRPQDRLRPMEAMNDETPKPARALPGRPPGIRADSSGLTDRQRRVIEVIRDSVQRRGYPPSMREIGQAVGLSSTSSVAHQLMALERKGFLRRDPHRPRAYEVRASDSAQAQPTDTAGKPSASYVPLVGRIAAGGPILAEESVEDVFPLPRQLVGDGELFVLKVVGDSMIEAAICDGDWVTVRRQPVAENGDIVAAMIEGEATVKRFKREDGHVWLMPHNAAYQPIAGDEATILGKVVAVLRRV
- a CDS encoding ATP-dependent DNA helicase, with the protein product MTQPAKPALTDLLHAAVTAVGGVERPGQVTMAEAVAEAVDTGSHLLVQAGTGTGKSLGYLVPALAQGERVVVATATLALQRQLVERDLPRTVTALQPLLRREPQFAMLKGRSNYLCLHRLHEGVPQDEGDGLFDQFEAAAPTSKLGQDLLRLRDWSDETESGDRDDLTPGVSDRAWQQVSVTSRECLGASRCAYGAECFAEAARERAKLADVVVTNHALLAIDALEGAPVLPSHEVLVVDEAHELVSRVTGVATGELTPGRVNRTVKLAAKLVNEKAADALMSASEGFERLMELALPGRLEELPEDLRYALMALRDACRQVITSLGETRDRSVQDEDAVRKMALAATENVHEVAERIVEGSEYDVVWYERHDRFGASLRVAPLSVSGLLREKLFTERSVVLTSATLRLGGDFNGVAASLGLAPEGTVAAEGEEEPPVWKGVDVGSPFDYPRQGILYVARHLSQPGRDSGREDMLDELAELIEAAGGRTLGLFSSMRAAQGAAEALRGRIDHPVLLQGEETLGELIRRFASDARTCLFGTLSLWQGVDVPGPNCQLVVMDRIPFPRPDDPLMSARQKAVEDRGGNGFMAVAATHAALLMAQGAGRLVRASGDRGVVAVLDPRLVTARYGGFIKASMPDFWQTTDRNQVRRSLAAIDAAASAAE
- a CDS encoding acetyltransferase, whose product is MCPPATAGPRDPGAGNADDTLDLELPPELRALLDEDVTADDRAGGPAPLDDLLDGVADWGPVGTPAGTFQLVPVRPERDLPVITHWMNDPAVAEFWDLAGRPEVAERHLRAQLDGDGRSMPCVGVLDGVPMSYWEVYRADLDAVARYYPARPHDTGLHLLIGPVADRARGLGGTLLRAVADHALRQRPRCTRVIAEPDLRNTPSVAAFLAAGFRFSAEVELPGKRAALLVRDRALRHVL
- a CDS encoding iron transporter — encoded protein: MTVRPGDEATAAVPQQRAAAAEPPGRAEPPGRAGLPGPSTPSPGADPLEQADPWAAADAAGTEALLRCWVRETGLPPEPDGRTLRVPLPASGAELLVPVLHWSAVGHHRLGAPQPAAGGAPLDAVTLAALLAREAAAAGPDGPGLVARVADSVRQTAVFLSARRARPAAPRGTHPFLDSEQALVLGHPLHPAPKGREGLTEAEAVVYAPETRGAFALHWLSVHRSLLATDSAWTERGRPVPAEHLLAALAGPELARRLPAGTVALPLHPWQAREVAHRPAVRALLEAGLLHDLGAAGDPWHPTSSLRTVFRPGAPAMLKLSLALRITNSRRENLRKELHRGVEVHRLLRAGLATRWHAAHPGFDIVRDPAWLAVGTDAPVPGLDVVLRHNPFGPGDEVRCLAGITALRPAPDGGALRSRLGELLARLASRTGRPVAAVATEWFLRYLDAVVRPVLWLDGEAGIALEAHQQNTLVVLDAHGWPAGGRYRDNQGYYFRESARAGLTALLPGAGGSSDTFVDDAVADERFAYYLGVNNVLGLVGALGSQRLADERVLLAALRRFLEQAARTGRSGLPARLLEEPGLRCKANLLTRLHGMDELAGPVDTQSVYVTVPNPLTA
- a CDS encoding diaminobutyrate--2-oxoglutarate transaminase family protein, translated to MPSARSRPAVHEGEFDDTEGILRRQSARESAARTYARSLPVVPVRARGMTVEGADGRRYLDCLSGAGTLALGHNHPVVLEAIRAVLDSGAPLHVLDLATPVKDAFTTALFETLPRELADRGRIQFCGPAGTDAVEAALKLVRTATGRGGLLAFSGGYHGMTAAALAATGDIAVRGAACAADARITRLPYPYDYRCPFGVGGEHGAELSARLTENLLDDPKGGIQPPAGMLLEPVQGEGGVIPAPDAWLRRMRDLTAARGIPLIADEVQTGVGRTGTFWAVEHSGVVPDVMVLSKAIGGSLPLAVIVYREELDSWQPGAHAGTFRGNQLAMAAGTATLAYVRRNGLAERAAELGSRMLARLRALAAEHPCVGDVRGRGLMLGVELVDPDAAPGPRGVPPTAPRLAAAVRRAALERGLIVELGGRDAAVIRLLPPLTITEEQSEAVLDRLADALVAATAVRA